In Neosynechococcus sphagnicola sy1, one DNA window encodes the following:
- a CDS encoding CTP synthase has protein sequence MTKFIFVTGGVVSSIGKGIVAASLGRLLKSRDYSVSILKLDPYINVDPGTMSPFQHGEVFVTEDGAETDLDLGHYERFTDTSMSRLNSVTTGSIYQAVLNKERRGDYHGGTVQVIPHITNEIKERIHRVAKDKNPDVVITEIGGTVGDIESLPFLEAIRQFRKDVGRRTVLYLHVTLIPWIPAAGEMKTKPTQHSVKELRSIGIQPDILACRCDRPLQPGLKAKLSEFCDVTEACVITAQDATSIYEVPLILEQEGLAEQVLDILQLEQRQPDLRQWQTLVEQLHRPKQRLEIAIAGKYVRLSDAYLSVVEALRHAALAISCEVNLRWINSEDLEASDAASHLEGIHGLLVPGGFGIRGVDGKIAAICHAREQQIPFLGLCLGMQCAVIEWARHVGQLGDAHSAEFAPETSNPVINLLPEQQDVVNLGGTMRLGLYPCRLETNTLAFNLYQKEVIYERHRHRYEFNNAYRNLFLESGYTVSGTSPDGRLVEIIELPSHPFFIATQFHPEFQSRPSNPHPLFRGFVQSAQRYADRSSGKLPLATDSASYEAMGELRGAS, from the coding sequence ATGACGAAGTTCATTTTTGTAACGGGCGGCGTGGTTTCCAGCATTGGGAAAGGCATTGTTGCGGCTAGCTTGGGGCGACTTTTAAAGTCTCGGGATTACTCGGTTTCTATTCTCAAGCTAGACCCCTACATTAATGTCGATCCCGGCACCATGAGTCCGTTTCAGCATGGAGAAGTATTTGTGACGGAGGATGGTGCTGAGACTGATCTGGATTTGGGACACTACGAGCGCTTCACCGACACATCCATGTCTCGCCTCAACAGCGTCACCACGGGTTCGATTTACCAGGCGGTGCTGAACAAAGAACGGCGGGGAGATTACCACGGGGGAACGGTACAGGTGATCCCCCACATTACCAATGAGATCAAGGAACGGATTCATCGGGTGGCCAAGGACAAAAATCCCGATGTGGTGATCACTGAAATTGGTGGCACGGTGGGCGATATTGAATCCTTGCCCTTTCTGGAGGCAATTCGGCAATTCCGTAAGGATGTGGGGCGGCGCACGGTGCTGTATTTGCATGTCACCCTGATCCCCTGGATTCCGGCGGCGGGGGAAATGAAGACAAAGCCGACCCAGCACTCTGTGAAAGAATTGCGCTCCATTGGCATCCAGCCGGATATTCTGGCCTGTCGGTGCGATCGCCCCCTGCAACCAGGGCTGAAAGCCAAACTCTCTGAGTTCTGTGATGTCACAGAGGCTTGTGTGATCACAGCCCAGGATGCCACCAGTATCTATGAGGTGCCCCTGATTCTGGAACAGGAGGGTCTAGCGGAACAGGTACTCGACATTCTGCAACTGGAACAGCGTCAACCCGATCTGCGGCAATGGCAAACCCTGGTGGAGCAGCTGCACCGCCCTAAACAACGCCTAGAAATTGCGATCGCAGGGAAGTACGTGCGGTTGAGTGATGCCTACTTATCAGTGGTCGAAGCCCTGCGCCATGCGGCTCTCGCTATCAGCTGTGAGGTGAATCTCCGCTGGATCAATTCGGAAGACTTGGAAGCCAGCGACGCTGCCAGCCACCTCGAGGGGATTCATGGCTTGCTGGTACCGGGGGGCTTCGGCATTCGGGGGGTGGACGGGAAGATTGCTGCCATTTGCCATGCGCGGGAACAGCAAATCCCGTTTCTGGGCCTATGCTTGGGGATGCAATGTGCTGTGATTGAATGGGCACGGCATGTTGGTCAGTTAGGGGACGCCCACAGCGCTGAATTTGCTCCCGAGACAAGCAACCCGGTGATCAACCTGTTACCCGAACAACAGGATGTGGTGAATCTGGGCGGAACCATGCGCTTGGGACTCTACCCCTGCCGACTGGAAACCAACACCCTGGCCTTCAATCTTTACCAGAAGGAAGTCATCTACGAGCGGCATCGCCATCGTTATGAATTCAACAATGCGTATCGGAATCTGTTTCTGGAGTCAGGCTATACCGTCAGTGGCACATCGCCGGATGGCCGATTGGTGGAGATCATCGAGCTACCCAGTCATCCCTTCTTTATTGCCACCCAATTTCATCCGGAGTTTCAATCCCGCCCCAGCAATCCACATCCCTTATTTCGTGGCTTCGTTCAGTCGGCGCAGCGATACGCCGATCGCTCCTCTGGGAAATTACCTTTGGCTACGGACAGTGCCAGTTATGAGGCGATGGGAGAACTGCGAGGAGCTTCTTAG